Proteins from one Pseudomonas sp. KBS0710 genomic window:
- the metW gene encoding methionine biosynthesis protein MetW, translated as MRADLEIIQDWIPAGSRVLDLGCGDGELLSWLRDNKQVTGYGLENDPDNIAQCVAKGINVIEQDLDKGLGNFASNSFDIVVMTQALQAVHYPDRILDEMLRVGRQCIITFPNFGHWRCRWYLATKGRMPVSDFLPYTWYNTPNIHFCTFEDFEALCGEREAKVINRLAVDQQHRHGWASKLWPNLLGEIGIYRVSSPGLTDHKIAV; from the coding sequence ATGAGAGCCGACCTGGAAATCATCCAAGACTGGATCCCCGCCGGCAGCCGCGTGCTCGACCTTGGCTGCGGCGATGGCGAACTGCTGAGCTGGCTGCGCGACAACAAGCAAGTTACCGGTTATGGCCTGGAAAACGACCCGGACAACATCGCCCAGTGCGTGGCCAAGGGCATCAACGTGATCGAGCAGGACCTGGACAAGGGCCTGGGCAACTTTGCCAGCAACAGTTTCGATATCGTGGTGATGACCCAGGCCCTGCAGGCGGTGCATTACCCGGACCGCATCCTCGACGAGATGCTGCGTGTGGGCCGCCAGTGCATCATTACCTTCCCCAACTTCGGCCACTGGCGCTGCCGCTGGTACCTGGCGACCAAGGGCCGCATGCCGGTCTCGGACTTCCTGCCCTACACCTGGTACAACACGCCGAACATCCACTTCTGCACCTTCGAAGACTTTGAAGCCTTGTGCGGCGAGCGGGAAGCCAAGGTGATCAACCGCCTTGCCGTCGATCAACAGCACCGCCACGGCTGGGCGAGTAAACTATGGCCCAACCTGTTGGGCGAAATTGGTATCTACCGGGTCAGCAGCCCTGGCCTGACCGACCACAAGATTGCCGTCTAA
- a CDS encoding homoserine O-acetyltransferase, which translates to MPAAFPPDSVGLVVPQVAHFSAPLALACGRSLPAYDLIYETYGQLNATASNAVLICHALSGHHHAAGFHSADERKPGWWDSCIGPGKPIDTNKFFVVSLNNLGGCNGSTGPSSLNPETGKPFGADFPVLTVEDWVHSQARLADLLGISQWAAVIGGSLGGMQALQWTISYPDRVRHCLAIASAPKLSAQNIAFNEVARQAILTDPEFHGGSFQEAGVIPKRGLMLARMVGHITYLSDDSMGEKFGRGLKSEKLNYDFHSVEFQVESYLRYQGEEFSGRFDANTYLLMTKALDYFDPAANHDDDLAKTFEHATAKFCVMSFTTDWRFSPARSRELVDALMAARKDVCYLEIDAPQGHDAFLIPIPRYLQAFSNYMNRITL; encoded by the coding sequence ATGCCAGCTGCCTTCCCCCCCGATTCTGTTGGACTGGTGGTGCCCCAAGTGGCGCACTTCAGCGCACCGCTGGCCCTGGCCTGCGGCCGTTCACTGCCAGCCTACGACCTGATCTATGAAACCTACGGCCAGTTGAACGCCACCGCGAGCAACGCCGTGCTGATCTGCCACGCCTTGTCCGGCCATCATCACGCCGCTGGCTTTCACAGTGCCGACGAGCGCAAGCCCGGCTGGTGGGACAGCTGCATCGGCCCCGGCAAGCCCATCGACACCAACAAATTCTTTGTGGTCAGCCTGAACAACCTCGGCGGCTGCAACGGTTCCACCGGCCCAAGCAGCCTCAACCCGGAAACCGGCAAGCCATTCGGCGCCGACTTCCCGGTGCTCACCGTGGAAGACTGGGTGCACAGCCAGGCGCGCCTCGCCGACTTGCTGGGCATCAGCCAATGGGCCGCCGTGATCGGCGGCAGCCTGGGCGGCATGCAGGCGCTGCAATGGACCATCTCCTACCCGGATCGCGTGCGCCATTGCCTGGCCATCGCCTCGGCACCAAAGCTGTCGGCGCAGAACATCGCTTTCAACGAAGTGGCACGCCAGGCGATCCTCACCGACCCCGAGTTCCACGGTGGTTCGTTCCAGGAAGCCGGTGTGATCCCCAAGCGCGGCTTGATGCTGGCGCGGATGGTCGGGCATATCACCTACCTGTCCGATGACTCCATGGGCGAGAAATTCGGCCGTGGGCTCAAGAGCGAAAAGCTCAACTACGACTTCCACAGTGTCGAGTTCCAGGTCGAAAGCTACCTGCGTTATCAGGGCGAGGAGTTTTCCGGGCGCTTTGACGCCAACACCTACCTGCTGATGACCAAGGCGCTGGACTACTTCGACCCGGCCGCCAACCACGACGACGACCTGGCGAAAACCTTCGAGCACGCCACGGCCAAGTTCTGCGTGATGTCGTTCACCACCGACTGGCGTTTCTCGCCGGCGCGCTCCCGTGAGCTAGTGGACGCCTTGATGGCCGCGCGCAAAGACGTCTGCTACCTGGAGATCGATGCTCCGCAAGGCCATGACGCCTTCCTGATTCCGATCCCGCGTTACTTGCAGGCTTTCAGCAACTACATGAACCGCATAACTTTGTGA
- a CDS encoding YggT family protein, whose protein sequence is MLGINDAAIFIIQTLGSLYLLIVLMRFILQLVRANFYNPLCQFVVKATQPLLKPLRRVVPSMFGLDMSSLVLALLLQILLFVVILMLNGYQAFTVLLLPWGLIGIFSLFLKIIFWSMIISVILSWVAPGSRSPGAELVAQITEPVLAPFRRLIPNLGGLDISPIFAFIAIQLLQSWVIPRLAYYAFMPKELFGLI, encoded by the coding sequence ATGCTCGGAATCAATGACGCTGCCATTTTCATCATCCAGACCCTGGGCAGCCTGTACCTGCTGATCGTGCTGATGCGTTTTATCCTGCAACTGGTGCGGGCGAACTTCTACAACCCGCTGTGCCAGTTCGTGGTCAAGGCCACCCAACCGCTGCTCAAGCCGCTGCGCCGGGTAGTGCCGAGCATGTTCGGCCTGGACATGTCCTCGCTGGTGCTGGCGCTGTTGCTGCAAATCCTGTTGTTTGTGGTGATCCTGATGCTCAACGGCTACCAGGCATTTACCGTGCTGCTGTTGCCATGGGGTTTGATCGGGATCTTCTCGCTGTTTTTGAAGATCATTTTCTGGTCGATGATCATCAGCGTGATTCTGTCGTGGGTCGCACCTGGCAGCCGCAGCCCTGGCGCTGAGTTGGTGGCCCAGATCACCGAGCCGGTGCTGGCGCCGTTCCGTCGCCTGATCCCGAACCTGGGCGGCCTGGATATTTCGCCGATCTTCGCGTTTATCGCCATCCAGCTGCTGCAAAGCTGGGTGATTCCGCGCCTGGCGTACTATGCGTTCATGCCTAAAGAGCTGTTTGGCCTGATCTGA
- the proC gene encoding pyrroline-5-carboxylate reductase — MSNTRIAFIGAGNMAASLIGGLRAKGLETTQIRASDPGAETRARVSAEHGIETFADNAEAIHGVDVIVLAVKPQAMKAVCESLRPSLQPHQLVVSIAAGITCASMNTWLGAQPIVRCMPNTPALLRKGVSGLYATAEVTAEQRDQAQELLSAVGLAVWLEQEQQLDAVTAVSGSGPAYFFLLIEAMTAAGVKLGLPHDVAEQLAEQTALGAANMAVESTVDAAELRRRVTSPGGTTQAAIESFQAGGFEALVEKALGAAAHRSAEMAEQLGK; from the coding sequence ATGAGCAACACGCGTATTGCCTTTATCGGCGCCGGTAACATGGCGGCCAGCCTGATCGGCGGCCTGCGGGCCAAGGGCCTGGAAACCACGCAAATCCGCGCCAGCGACCCCGGCGCCGAAACCCGCGCCCGCGTCAGCGCCGAGCACGGTATCGAAACCTTTGCCGATAACGCCGAGGCCATCCACGGCGTCGACGTGATTGTGCTGGCGGTCAAGCCACAAGCCATGAAGGCCGTGTGCGAAAGCCTGCGCCCGAGCCTGCAACCGCACCAACTGGTGGTGTCGATCGCCGCCGGTATCACCTGCGCGAGCATGAACACCTGGCTCGGCGCCCAGCCGATCGTGCGTTGCATGCCCAATACTCCGGCACTACTGCGCAAGGGTGTGAGCGGCTTGTACGCCACCGCCGAGGTGACTGCCGAGCAGCGCGACCAGGCTCAGGAACTGCTGTCTGCCGTGGGCCTGGCCGTGTGGCTGGAACAGGAGCAGCAGTTGGACGCGGTCACCGCTGTGTCCGGCAGCGGCCCGGCTTACTTCTTCCTGTTGATCGAAGCCATGACCGCCGCCGGCGTCAAACTCGGCCTGCCCCATGACGTCGCTGAGCAACTGGCCGAGCAAACCGCTTTGGGCGCCGCGAACATGGCGGTAGAAAGCACTGTGGACGCCGCCGAGTTGCGCCGTCGCGTGACCTCGCCAGGTGGCACCACGCAAGCTGCGATCGAATCGTTCCAGGCCGGGGGCTTTGAAGCCCTGGTGGAAAAAGCACTGGGTGCCGCAGCACACCGTTCAGCCGAGATGGCTGAGCAACTGGGCAAATAG
- a CDS encoding YggS family pyridoxal phosphate-dependent enzyme, translated as MSTIADNIGQVSQRIRAAAHAVQRDESSIHLLAVSKTKPAQAVREAYAAGMRDFGENYLQEALGKQAELTDLPLSWHFIGPIQSNKTRAIAEHFAWVHSVDRLKIAQRLSEQRPADLPPLNICIQVNVSGEASKSGCTPADLPALATAISALPRLKLRGLMAIPEPTEDRAAQDAAFAAVKDLQASLNLPLDTLSMGMSHDLESAIAQGATWVRIGTALFGARDYSQA; from the coding sequence ATGTCGACGATAGCAGACAACATTGGCCAGGTTAGCCAGCGCATCCGCGCCGCGGCCCACGCCGTGCAACGTGACGAAAGCAGCATCCACCTGCTGGCCGTGAGCAAGACCAAGCCGGCCCAGGCCGTGCGCGAAGCCTATGCCGCCGGCATGCGCGACTTTGGCGAGAACTACCTGCAGGAAGCCCTGGGCAAACAGGCCGAATTAACCGACCTGCCCTTGAGTTGGCACTTCATCGGCCCCATTCAATCGAACAAGACTCGTGCGATCGCCGAGCACTTCGCCTGGGTGCATTCCGTGGACCGCCTGAAAATCGCGCAACGCCTGTCTGAACAACGCCCGGCTGACCTGCCACCGCTGAATATCTGCATTCAGGTGAATGTGAGTGGCGAAGCCAGCAAGTCCGGCTGTACACCCGCCGACCTGCCGGCCTTGGCCACTGCCATCAGCGCCCTGCCGCGTTTGAAGCTGCGTGGCTTGATGGCGATCCCCGAGCCGACTGAAGATCGCGCGGCACAAGATGCAGCCTTTGCTGCGGTAAAAGACCTGCAAGCCAGCCTGAACCTGCCGCTGGACACACTTTCCATGGGCATGAGCCACGACCTTGAGTCGGCCATCGCCCAAGGGGCCACTTGGGTGCGGATTGGTACCGCCCTGTTTGGCGCCCGCGACTACAGCCAGGCGTGA
- a CDS encoding type IV pilus twitching motility protein PilT produces the protein MDITELLTASVRRGASDLHLSAGLAPMLRVDGEIWPLDGPVLSPTQVADLLSPLLNQHQQKDFETSLETDFAFALPGLARFRANVFRQDRGMGAVFRTIPTEVQSLESLGLGEVFRRIAQLPRGLVLVTGATGSGKSTTLAAMIDHLNQHRRQHILTLEDPIEFIHRPKMALINQRQVHRDTHSFSAALRSALREDPDVILVGELRDLETIRLALTAAETGHLVLGTLHTTSAAKSMDRLVDVFPAGEKAMVRAMLSESLQAVVSQVLVKKLGGGRVAAHEIMLGTPAIRNLIREDKVAQMVSAIQTGGALGMKTLDMSLKALVSEGLISREDARGLARVPTDI, from the coding sequence ATGGATATCACTGAACTGCTGACGGCCAGCGTGCGCCGTGGCGCCTCCGACCTGCATTTGTCAGCCGGTCTGGCGCCAATGCTGCGGGTCGATGGCGAAATCTGGCCCTTGGATGGCCCGGTGCTTTCGCCTACGCAAGTTGCGGACTTGTTGAGTCCTTTGCTCAACCAGCACCAACAAAAGGATTTCGAAACATCTCTTGAAACGGATTTTGCCTTCGCACTGCCGGGCCTGGCGCGGTTCCGCGCGAATGTGTTCCGCCAGGATCGCGGCATGGGCGCGGTGTTTCGCACCATCCCCACCGAAGTGCAAAGCCTGGAGAGCCTCGGGTTAGGCGAGGTATTCCGCCGTATCGCGCAGCTGCCGCGTGGCCTGGTGCTGGTGACCGGCGCGACCGGCTCCGGCAAGTCGACAACCCTGGCGGCGATGATCGACCACCTCAACCAGCACCGACGCCAGCACATCCTCACCCTGGAAGACCCGATCGAATTTATCCACAGGCCGAAAATGGCCCTGATCAACCAGCGTCAGGTACACCGCGATACCCACAGCTTCTCGGCGGCGCTGCGGTCGGCCCTGCGTGAAGACCCGGATGTGATTCTGGTGGGCGAACTGCGTGACCTGGAAACCATCCGCCTGGCACTGACGGCCGCAGAGACCGGGCACTTGGTATTGGGCACGCTGCACACCACCTCAGCGGCAAAGAGCATGGATCGGCTGGTGGACGTGTTCCCGGCGGGGGAAAAAGCCATGGTGCGCGCCATGCTGTCGGAGTCGTTGCAGGCGGTGGTGTCCCAGGTGCTGGTCAAGAAACTCGGCGGCGGCCGGGTGGCGGCGCACGAAATCATGCTGGGCACGCCAGCCATTCGTAACCTGATCCGCGAGGACAAGGTGGCGCAGATGGTCTCGGCGATTCAGACCGGTGGGGCGTTGGGGATGAAAACGCTGGATATGAGCTTGAAGGCGTTGGTCAGCGAAGGGCTGATCAGCCGGGAGGATGCGCGGGGGCTGGCGCGGGTGCCGACAGATATCTGA
- a CDS encoding C40 family peptidase: MRPFFKTWLTICLLMPLAAHATNREQRLPNVNGFTPKVHSTPSTAKSVKLTVNRPTQVSKAHGKAIHTQLAVNTKQSSNVLSRAVNVLGTPYRWGGSSPSKGFDCSGLVKYAFNDVKAVDLPRTSNAMAAGHGLKVDRKDLKPGDLLFFKLKSRQVNHVAIYLGNDRFIHAPRRGKSVSIDTLKKPFWDKNYVIAKRVLPKEQNNLRVVQR; the protein is encoded by the coding sequence ATGCGACCATTTTTCAAGACATGGCTAACCATCTGCCTATTAATGCCACTGGCCGCCCACGCCACCAATCGTGAGCAACGTCTTCCTAACGTTAACGGTTTCACCCCTAAAGTTCACAGCACACCCAGCACTGCCAAGTCGGTAAAGCTGACCGTCAACCGCCCGACTCAAGTGAGCAAGGCCCACGGTAAAGCAATCCACACCCAACTGGCCGTCAATACCAAACAAAGCAGCAATGTCCTCAGCCGTGCCGTTAACGTGCTCGGTACACCTTATCGTTGGGGCGGCAGCAGCCCAAGTAAAGGGTTCGACTGCAGCGGTTTGGTGAAATATGCGTTTAATGATGTAAAAGCAGTGGATTTGCCGCGCACCTCCAACGCCATGGCTGCCGGCCACGGCTTGAAGGTTGACCGCAAGGATTTGAAACCGGGCGACCTGTTGTTCTTCAAGCTGAAGAGCCGCCAGGTCAACCACGTTGCCATCTACCTGGGCAACGACCGCTTTATCCACGCACCGCGCCGTGGCAAGTCGGTGAGCATCGACACACTGAAAAAGCCGTTCTGGGACAAGAACTACGTGATTGCCAAGCGTGTTCTGCCTAAAGAGCAGAATAACCTGCGGGTTGTTCAACGCTGA
- a CDS encoding TM2 domain-containing protein, producing the protein MNTYRQDVTQQDTHSKVIGYLLWILGFTGAHRFYYGKPVTGTIWFFTFGLFGIGWLIDLFLIPAMDREADLRFTAGPIEYNVAWILLAFLGVFGLHRMYQGKWITGLIYLLTGGLFLIGVLYDFWTLNTQISIRNAERNSGR; encoded by the coding sequence ATGAACACCTATCGACAGGATGTTACGCAGCAAGACACCCACAGCAAGGTGATCGGTTACCTGCTCTGGATTCTCGGTTTTACCGGGGCACATCGTTTCTATTACGGCAAACCCGTGACCGGCACGATCTGGTTTTTCACCTTCGGCCTGTTCGGCATCGGCTGGCTGATCGACTTGTTCCTGATCCCGGCCATGGACCGTGAAGCGGACCTGCGTTTCACCGCCGGCCCTATCGAATACAACGTGGCCTGGATACTGTTGGCGTTCCTGGGTGTGTTCGGCTTGCACCGCATGTATCAGGGCAAATGGATCACCGGCCTGATCTACCTGCTGACCGGCGGTTTGTTCCTGATCGGGGTGCTGTATGACTTCTGGACGTTGAATACGCAGATTTCGATCCGCAATGCTGAGCGCAATAGCGGCCGCTAA
- a CDS encoding dihydroorotase, translating into MKLSILGARVIDPASGLDQVTDLHLEAGKLIAIGAAPAGFSASQSIDAKGLVAAPGLVDLNVALREPGYSRKGSIASETRAAAAGGVTSLCCPPHTKPILDTSAVTELILDRAREAGNCKVFPIGALSKGLEGEQLAELIALRDAGCVAFGNGLESFRSTRTLCRALEYAATFDLTVIFHSQDRDLAEGGLAHEGAVASFLGLPGIPETAETVALARDLLLVEQSGVRAHFSQLTSARGVALIAQAQARGLPVTADVALYQLILTDEALIDFSSLYHVQPPLRTLADREGLRAAVKSGVVSAISSHHQPHERDAKLAPFGATEPGISSVELLLPLAMTLVEDGLLDLPTLLARLSAGPAEALRLPAGKLAVGSAADLVLFDPASSTVAGEHWLSKGENCPFIGHSLPATVRYTLVDGRITYQA; encoded by the coding sequence GTGAAGCTCAGCATTCTTGGCGCTCGCGTTATCGATCCGGCCAGCGGCCTGGATCAAGTCACCGACCTTCACCTGGAAGCCGGCAAGCTCATCGCCATTGGCGCCGCGCCCGCAGGTTTCAGCGCCAGCCAGAGCATCGACGCCAAAGGTTTGGTAGCCGCGCCTGGCCTGGTGGACCTGAACGTCGCTTTGCGCGAGCCGGGTTACAGCCGCAAAGGCAGCATCGCCAGTGAAACCCGCGCCGCCGCAGCCGGTGGCGTCACCAGCCTGTGCTGTCCGCCGCACACCAAGCCGATCCTGGATACTTCGGCGGTGACCGAGCTGATCCTCGACCGCGCCCGTGAAGCCGGTAATTGCAAAGTATTCCCCATCGGCGCGCTGAGCAAAGGCCTGGAAGGCGAACAACTTGCCGAGCTGATCGCCCTGCGTGACGCCGGTTGTGTGGCATTTGGCAATGGATTGGAGAGTTTTCGCAGCACCCGCACGCTGTGCCGTGCCCTGGAATATGCGGCTACGTTCGATCTGACCGTGATCTTCCACTCCCAGGACCGCGACCTGGCCGAAGGCGGCCTGGCCCATGAAGGCGCCGTGGCCAGCTTCCTCGGCTTGCCGGGCATTCCGGAAACCGCTGAGACCGTGGCCCTGGCCCGCGACCTGCTGCTGGTGGAACAAAGCGGCGTGCGTGCGCACTTCAGCCAACTGACCAGCGCACGCGGTGTGGCCTTGATCGCCCAGGCCCAGGCGCGCGGCCTGCCGGTGACGGCGGATGTGGCGTTGTATCAGCTGATTTTGACCGATGAGGCGTTGATCGACTTCTCCAGCCTTTATCACGTGCAGCCACCGCTGCGCACCCTGGCCGACCGCGAGGGTTTGCGTGCGGCGGTGAAGTCAGGTGTGGTTTCGGCGATTTCCAGCCATCACCAGCCCCACGAACGGGATGCCAAGCTGGCACCGTTTGGCGCTACCGAGCCGGGCATCAGCAGCGTAGAGCTGTTGCTGCCCTTGGCGATGACGTTGGTGGAGGACGGCTTGCTGGACTTGCCGACCCTGCTGGCGCGCCTGAGCGCCGGCCCGGCCGAGGCTCTACGCTTGCCGGCGGGTAAATTGGCGGTAGGTTCGGCGGCGGACCTGGTGTTGTTTGACCCGGCCAGCTCCACGGTTGCCGGGGAACACTGGCTGTCCAAAGGTGAAAACTGCCCGTTCATCGGCCATAGCCTGCCGGCGACGGTGCGTTACACCTTGGTGGATGGGCGGATTACTTACCAGGCCTGA
- a CDS encoding aspartate carbamoyltransferase catalytic subunit has translation MTPLDAKRPLQLNAQGQLQHFLSLDGLPRELLTEILDTADSFLEVGGRAVKKVPLLRGKTICNVFFENSTRTRTTFELAAQRLSADVITLNVSTSSASKGETLLDTLRNLEAMAADMFVVRHGDSGAAHFIAEHVCPQVAIINGGDGRHAHPTQGMLDMLTIRRHKGSFENLSVAIVGDILHSRVARSNMLALKTLGCPDIRVIAPKTLLPIGIEQYGVKVYTDMTEGLKDVDVVIMLRLQRERMSGGLLPSEGEFYRLFGLTTARLAGAKPDAIVMHPGPINRGVEIESAVADGPQSVILNQVTYGIAIRMAVLSMAMSGQTAQRQFEQENAQ, from the coding sequence ATGACGCCTCTAGATGCCAAGCGCCCGCTGCAGCTCAATGCTCAGGGCCAGTTGCAACATTTCTTGTCCCTCGACGGTTTGCCCCGCGAACTGCTCACTGAAATACTCGACACCGCCGACTCATTCCTCGAAGTCGGTGGCAGGGCGGTGAAGAAAGTCCCGCTGCTGCGCGGCAAAACCATCTGCAATGTGTTCTTCGAGAACTCCACGCGCACCCGCACCACCTTTGAACTGGCGGCCCAGCGGCTGTCGGCCGACGTGATCACACTGAACGTGTCCACCTCGTCGGCGAGCAAGGGCGAAACCCTGCTCGACACCCTGCGCAACCTGGAAGCCATGGCCGCCGACATGTTCGTGGTACGCCACGGCGACTCCGGCGCCGCGCACTTCATCGCCGAGCACGTGTGCCCGCAGGTGGCAATCATCAACGGCGGTGACGGCCGCCACGCCCACCCGACCCAGGGCATGCTGGACATGCTCACTATCCGTCGGCACAAGGGCAGCTTTGAAAACCTGTCGGTGGCCATCGTCGGCGACATCCTGCACTCGCGGGTGGCGCGCTCGAACATGCTGGCCCTGAAAACCCTGGGTTGCCCGGACATTCGCGTGATCGCACCGAAAACCCTGCTGCCGATCGGCATCGAACAATACGGCGTGAAGGTCTACACCGACATGACCGAAGGCCTCAAGGATGTAGACGTGGTGATCATGCTGCGCCTGCAACGCGAGCGCATGTCCGGTGGCCTGCTGCCGAGCGAAGGCGAGTTCTACCGCCTGTTCGGCCTGACTACCGCACGTTTGGCCGGCGCCAAGCCGGACGCCATCGTGATGCACCCAGGCCCGATCAACCGTGGCGTGGAGATTGAATCGGCGGTGGCCGATGGCCCGCAGTCGGTGATCCTCAACCAGGTGACTTATGGCATCGCCATCCGCATGGCCGTGCTGTCCATGGCCATGAGCGGGCAAACCGCGCAACGTCAATTCGAGCAGGAGAACGCCCAGTGA
- the pyrR gene encoding bifunctional pyr operon transcriptional regulator/uracil phosphoribosyltransferase PyrR has protein sequence MSLPNPAELISQMAIRLKAHLEHRAISEPRFIGIRTGGVWVAQALLEELGSDSPLGTLDVSFYRDDFSQNGLHPQVQPSALPFEVEGQHLVLIDDVLMSGRTIRAALNELFDYGRPASVTLVCLLDLDAGELPISPDVVGATLSLQAHQRVKLSGPTPLELELQDLAL, from the coding sequence ATGAGCCTGCCCAATCCCGCCGAACTGATCAGCCAGATGGCGATTCGCCTTAAGGCCCACCTGGAACACCGCGCCATCAGCGAGCCGCGTTTTATCGGCATCCGCACCGGCGGTGTGTGGGTGGCCCAGGCGCTACTGGAAGAACTGGGCAGCGATTCGCCGCTGGGCACCCTGGACGTGTCCTTTTACCGCGACGACTTCAGCCAGAATGGCCTGCACCCGCAAGTGCAGCCCTCGGCGCTGCCGTTCGAGGTCGAAGGCCAGCATCTGGTGCTGATCGACGACGTGCTGATGAGCGGCCGCACCATACGCGCGGCCCTCAACGAGCTGTTCGACTACGGCCGCCCGGCCAGCGTGACCCTCGTATGCCTGCTGGACCTGGACGCCGGCGAATTGCCGATCAGCCCGGACGTGGTTGGCGCAACGCTGTCGCTGCAAGCCCATCAACGGGTAAAATTGTCCGGTCCCACGCCGCTCGAACTCGAACTGCAAGACCTTGCCCTTTAA
- the ruvX gene encoding Holliday junction resolvase RuvX yields the protein MALRLILGFDYGTKQIGVAVGQVITGQARELCTLKAQNGVPDWNQVEALIKEWKPDAVVVGLPLNMDGTPSDMCLRAEKFARRLNGRYNLPFYTHDERLTTFEAKGERRDRGGQKGSYRDNPVDAIAAALLLQGWLDENTALFES from the coding sequence ATGGCTTTGCGCTTGATCCTCGGATTTGACTACGGCACCAAACAGATCGGCGTAGCGGTCGGCCAGGTGATTACCGGCCAGGCCCGCGAGCTGTGTACCTTGAAAGCCCAGAACGGCGTACCGGACTGGAACCAGGTTGAAGCCCTGATTAAAGAGTGGAAGCCCGATGCGGTGGTGGTCGGCCTGCCCTTGAACATGGACGGTACCCCCAGCGACATGTGCCTGCGCGCGGAAAAATTCGCCCGCCGCCTCAATGGCCGCTACAACCTGCCCTTCTATACCCACGATGAACGCCTGACCACCTTTGAAGCCAAGGGTGAGCGCCGCGACCGTGGAGGGCAAAAAGGCAGCTACCGCGACAACCCGGTAGACGCCATCGCCGCCGCCTTGTTGTTGCAGGGCTGGCTGGATGAAAACACCGCTTTATTTGAATCCTGA
- a CDS encoding YqgE/AlgH family protein, whose amino-acid sequence MKNVSPTYLKHQFLIAMPHMADPNFAQTLTYIVEHTANGAMGLVVNRPQELNLADILEQLRPEIDPPARCQGVPIYIGGPVQTDRGFVLHPTGPKFQATVDLEGVSLSTSQDVLFAIADGVGPEQSVITLGYAGWEAGQLEAELASNAWLTCPFDADILFNTASELRLEAAAAKLRVNLSLLTSQAGHA is encoded by the coding sequence ATGAAAAATGTCAGCCCGACCTACCTCAAGCACCAATTCCTGATCGCCATGCCCCATATGGCCGACCCGAACTTTGCGCAGACCTTGACCTACATCGTCGAGCACACGGCCAATGGTGCCATGGGGTTGGTGGTCAACCGCCCGCAAGAGCTGAACCTGGCCGATATCCTTGAACAACTGCGCCCCGAGATCGACCCGCCAGCGCGCTGCCAGGGCGTGCCGATCTACATTGGCGGGCCGGTGCAGACCGATCGTGGTTTTGTGCTGCACCCCACCGGGCCGAAGTTTCAGGCCACCGTGGACCTTGAAGGCGTGTCGCTGTCCACCTCCCAGGACGTGTTGTTCGCCATCGCCGACGGCGTTGGCCCTGAGCAAAGCGTGATCACCCTCGGCTACGCCGGTTGGGAAGCCGGGCAACTGGAAGCGGAACTGGCCAGCAATGCCTGGCTGACCTGCCCGTTTGACGCCGACATCCTGTTCAACACCGCCAGCGAGCTGCGCCTGGAAGCGGCTGCCGCCAAGCTGCGGGTCAACCTCAGCCTGCTGACCAGCCAGGCGGGGCACGCCTGA